One window from the genome of Marinobacter sp. LV10R510-11A encodes:
- a CDS encoding peptidoglycan D,D-transpeptidase FtsI family protein, which translates to MSKQESARTLIQKVAAGLKAWRFGSVLGVFLLVVLALGWRLVDLQVVDNDFLRQQGDVRTIRVEAIDAHRGVVTDRYGEPLAVSTPVQTLWANPSETDPDEPRLANLARLLHISEARLRERLVTYAGREFIYLRRKVQPGLATKAMDLDIPGVYTRQEYRRYYPAGEVTAHVVGFTNIDERGQEGLELAYNEWLSGESGRKRVLKDNRGRVIKDLTLIRDASPGRNLELSIDLRLQYLAYRELKAVVSAHDAHGGTLVMLDVETGEVLAMVNQGSYNPNDRSQLAPGNLRNKAITDLFEPGSTMKPISMAAALESGQYSPQTTIDTSPGYRRFGRFTIRDYRNYGVISLTDIIVKSSNVGISKIATELGGDTIRNLYARLGLGQPTGTGFPGEAVGVLPAPPKWRPSEEATLSYGYGMSVNALQLAQAYMVIANGGMRYPLSLMKLNEKPVGERVLSERVTSQVRTMLGEVVSRGSGKRAQPGFYSAGGKTGTVHLVGAQGYEDSQYKAIFAGMAPIDNPRIVTVVAVDAPQSGEYYGGEVAAPVFSRVMNGALRLLNVKPELEVGAAGLRAGKTGERG; encoded by the coding sequence TTGTCCAAGCAGGAATCAGCAAGAACATTGATCCAAAAAGTGGCGGCAGGCTTGAAAGCCTGGCGCTTTGGTTCTGTGTTGGGCGTTTTCTTGTTGGTTGTATTGGCGCTGGGCTGGCGATTGGTGGATTTGCAGGTTGTCGATAATGATTTTCTGCGTCAGCAGGGTGATGTTCGTACCATTCGTGTAGAGGCAATTGATGCTCACCGTGGTGTGGTTACGGACCGTTATGGTGAGCCGCTGGCCGTGAGCACTCCTGTGCAAACACTTTGGGCAAATCCCTCAGAGACAGATCCTGATGAGCCTCGCCTAGCTAACCTTGCACGGTTGCTGCATATCAGTGAGGCGAGGCTGCGCGAGCGCCTAGTTACCTACGCGGGCCGTGAGTTTATTTACCTGCGCCGAAAAGTTCAGCCGGGGCTGGCAACGAAGGCGATGGACCTGGATATCCCGGGCGTTTATACGCGCCAAGAGTACCGGCGCTATTATCCGGCGGGCGAGGTCACTGCCCATGTTGTCGGGTTTACCAACATTGATGAGCGTGGCCAGGAAGGTTTGGAACTGGCCTACAACGAGTGGTTGTCTGGCGAGTCTGGCCGCAAGCGTGTGCTGAAGGATAATCGCGGACGCGTCATCAAAGACCTTACGCTGATCCGGGATGCTAGCCCCGGTCGCAATCTTGAGTTGAGCATTGATCTGCGTCTGCAGTATTTGGCCTACCGCGAGTTGAAGGCCGTTGTTAGCGCTCACGATGCCCACGGCGGAACCCTCGTTATGCTGGATGTTGAGACCGGCGAGGTGCTGGCCATGGTCAATCAGGGGTCATATAACCCTAACGATCGCAGCCAGCTTGCACCGGGAAATCTTCGCAACAAAGCCATCACGGATTTGTTTGAGCCAGGTTCAACCATGAAGCCAATCTCGATGGCTGCTGCGCTTGAATCGGGGCAGTACTCCCCTCAGACAACGATTGATACCTCGCCCGGCTATAGGCGCTTTGGCAGGTTTACGATTCGAGATTATCGGAACTACGGCGTCATCAGCCTTACCGACATTATTGTGAAGTCCAGCAACGTGGGTATCAGCAAGATTGCCACTGAGTTGGGTGGTGACACGATTCGCAACCTATACGCACGGCTTGGGCTTGGCCAGCCAACCGGTACGGGCTTCCCGGGTGAGGCTGTTGGTGTATTGCCAGCACCGCCTAAGTGGCGCCCCTCAGAAGAAGCTACTCTCTCATACGGTTATGGGATGAGTGTGAATGCGCTCCAGTTGGCCCAGGCCTATATGGTTATTGCCAATGGCGGCATGCGGTATCCGCTAAGCCTGATGAAGCTGAATGAAAAGCCCGTTGGCGAGAGAGTGCTCTCGGAGCGAGTAACCAGCCAAGTGCGAACCATGCTGGGAGAAGTGGTTTCCAGGGGGTCGGGAAAGCGGGCTCAGCCGGGCTTTTACAGCGCAGGAGGCAAAACAGGAACGGTTCACCTGGTGGGCGCTCAAGGCTATGAAGACAGTCAGTATAAGGCGATCTTTGCCGGAATGGCGCCCATTGATAATCCGAGGATTGTAACGGTTGTGGCCGTGGATGCGCCGCAGTCTGGGGAATACTACGGTGGTGAAGTGGCCGCGCCGGTATTTTCGCGAGTGATGAACGGTGCACTTCGCCTCCTAAACGTAAAGCCCGAACTGGAAGTTGGTGCCGCCGGCCTGCGAGCGGGAAAAACTGGGGAGAGGGGGTAA
- the ftsL gene encoding cell division protein FtsL: protein MGAVAIEPAVKPAKLNKEKVREGVVAAVRISRRVFDATRQKRVLVSLALAVLLVGSSIGVVVSAHENRTLFNTLSQLHAERDGFQAEWSQLLLEQSALGGYGRVEKLAAERFSMVAPGRQDIVLVPLMSPLAAR, encoded by the coding sequence ATGGGCGCGGTAGCCATAGAGCCGGCAGTAAAGCCGGCCAAGCTGAATAAAGAAAAGGTGCGCGAAGGCGTAGTTGCAGCCGTCCGGATTTCGCGGCGAGTGTTCGATGCCACGCGTCAGAAGAGGGTTCTCGTGTCGCTGGCACTAGCCGTACTGCTTGTAGGTTCATCGATTGGCGTTGTCGTTAGTGCCCATGAGAATCGAACGCTGTTCAATACGCTGTCTCAGCTTCACGCCGAACGTGACGGCTTTCAAGCCGAGTGGAGTCAGTTGCTTTTGGAGCAAAGTGCTTTGGGTGGCTATGGTCGGGTAGAGAAGCTTGCAGCTGAGCGTTTCAGCATGGTGGCACCGGGGCGTCAGGATATTGTTCTGGTGCCTCTGATGTCGCCGTTAGCGGCTCGGTAA
- the rsmH gene encoding 16S rRNA (cytosine(1402)-N(4))-methyltransferase RsmH, with protein MTSDRKPEAGAEFSHRSVLLDSAVDYLVSDPDGKYVDATFGRGGHSHLILGRLGASGQLLGIDKDPEAISVAEELAADDPRFGYFHGSFAELSRAVSEAGWEQVNGVLMDLGVSSPQLDDASRGFSFMREGPLDMRMNPQQSPSAAEWLASAEEREIADVIFRYGEERFSRRIARLVVERRQEAPIETTLQLAELVSTAVPKKEKHKHPATRTFQAVRIFINRELEDLEVGLQAAVDRLAPGGRLVVISFHSLEDRLVKRFMRDLARGPRLPKGIPVTADQEASDFRLIGKANKAGAGEVSENVRARSAVMRVLERIDHEQNSQGSA; from the coding sequence ATGACCTCTGATCGCAAGCCGGAGGCTGGAGCGGAGTTTTCCCATCGCTCGGTACTTCTGGATTCGGCGGTCGACTATTTGGTCAGTGACCCCGATGGCAAATATGTGGATGCCACGTTTGGTCGCGGCGGTCATAGCCACCTAATTCTGGGGCGCTTGGGCGCGTCTGGCCAGTTGCTGGGTATCGACAAAGACCCTGAAGCTATCAGTGTGGCTGAAGAACTTGCTGCAGATGATCCCCGCTTCGGATATTTCCATGGCTCGTTTGCTGAGCTCAGCCGCGCGGTATCGGAAGCAGGCTGGGAGCAGGTCAATGGCGTTTTGATGGATCTTGGCGTGTCGTCGCCACAGCTTGATGATGCCTCGCGAGGCTTCAGTTTTATGCGTGAAGGCCCGCTAGATATGCGCATGAACCCGCAGCAGTCGCCAAGTGCGGCTGAATGGCTCGCCAGTGCAGAGGAGCGTGAAATCGCTGATGTGATTTTTCGCTACGGTGAAGAGCGGTTTTCCCGCCGCATCGCCCGTTTGGTTGTCGAGCGCCGGCAAGAGGCACCGATTGAAACCACGCTCCAGCTTGCCGAGCTGGTGAGTACGGCGGTACCGAAAAAAGAGAAGCACAAGCATCCGGCAACCCGCACCTTTCAGGCCGTTCGCATTTTTATTAACCGCGAGCTGGAAGACCTTGAGGTTGGGCTGCAGGCGGCAGTCGACCGGCTTGCGCCTGGTGGGCGCCTGGTTGTTATAAGCTTCCATTCGCTGGAAGACAGGTTGGTGAAACGCTTTATGCGAGACCTTGCTCGCGGCCCTAGGTTGCCCAAAGGCATACCCGTGACGGCTGATCAGGAGGCTTCGGATTTCAGATTAATAGGCAAGGCCAACAAGGCCGGTGCCGGTGAGGTTAGTGAGAACGTTCGTGCGCGCAGCGCTGTTATGCGGGTGCTTGAGCGCATTGATCATGAACAAAATTCTCAGGGGAGCGCGTAG
- the mraZ gene encoding division/cell wall cluster transcriptional repressor MraZ, whose protein sequence is MSNFLGSHAINMDAKGRLAIPTKVREGLAQACGGRIVLTANADDERCLLVYPEPEWDILRPKIEALPNMNKAARRLQRLLLGNAAPMEMDSAGRILVPPTLRSYAHLEKKLMLIGQGKKLELWSEERWFAWLDESSCDEDMPPEMEALSL, encoded by the coding sequence ATGAGTAATTTTCTCGGCAGTCATGCCATCAATATGGATGCGAAGGGTCGCTTGGCGATCCCTACCAAGGTGCGCGAAGGCCTCGCGCAAGCCTGTGGTGGCCGCATTGTATTGACGGCCAATGCCGATGATGAGCGGTGTCTGCTGGTTTACCCGGAGCCCGAGTGGGATATTCTCCGCCCTAAAATTGAAGCACTTCCCAACATGAATAAGGCCGCACGACGCCTGCAGCGTTTGCTGCTTGGTAATGCCGCGCCGATGGAGATGGACTCTGCCGGGCGTATTCTGGTGCCGCCCACGTTACGCAGCTATGCCCATCTTGAGAAAAAATTGATGCTGATCGGGCAGGGCAAAAAACTGGAGCTATGGAGTGAGGAACGCTGGTTTGCATGGCTTGATGAGTCGTCCTGTGATGAAGATATGCCACCTGAGATGGAGGCGCTTTCCCTATGA
- the rsmI gene encoding 16S rRNA (cytidine(1402)-2'-O)-methyltransferase: MQVIKPGDNQGTLYIVATPIGNLEDLSPRAVKVLSDVAVIAAEDTRHSGRLLQHLGISKPLIALHDHNERGRVKSIVSQLMAGADVALISDAGTPLISDPGYVLVRDVRAEGLRVSPIPGPCALVAALSAAGLPTDRFLFVGFLPAKRTGRRTALEELRKEVATLVFYESPHRILATVADIADVMGAQREVVLGREITKTFETFYSGGAADVHAALTEDPHGSRGEFVIVVRGAEKTESGLMAGAVDVDQLLNLLMAELPLKKAAKMASELTGLGKNELYQRALGLKES; this comes from the coding sequence ATGCAGGTAATAAAGCCAGGCGATAACCAGGGGACGCTCTATATCGTCGCTACCCCCATTGGCAATCTGGAGGATCTTTCTCCCCGCGCCGTTAAAGTGCTCTCGGATGTGGCGGTTATTGCGGCGGAGGATACCCGCCATAGTGGGCGACTGCTGCAGCATCTGGGTATCAGCAAGCCGTTGATTGCATTGCATGATCACAATGAGCGCGGCAGAGTTAAGAGTATTGTAAGCCAGTTAATGGCGGGCGCGGATGTGGCGCTGATTTCAGATGCCGGTACGCCTCTGATCTCCGACCCAGGCTATGTACTGGTGCGGGACGTAAGAGCTGAAGGGCTAAGGGTGAGCCCAATTCCTGGGCCCTGCGCACTGGTTGCTGCACTGAGTGCGGCGGGTTTGCCCACCGATCGTTTTTTGTTTGTTGGGTTTTTGCCAGCAAAACGTACCGGCCGGCGCACAGCTCTGGAGGAGCTCCGTAAGGAGGTTGCGACTCTAGTGTTCTACGAGTCGCCTCACAGGATACTGGCCACCGTAGCGGATATTGCAGACGTTATGGGAGCGCAAAGAGAGGTTGTACTGGGGCGGGAAATCACTAAAACCTTTGAGACCTTCTATTCTGGTGGTGCCGCGGATGTACATGCCGCACTGACGGAAGACCCTCATGGCAGCCGTGGTGAGTTTGTTATCGTGGTGCGGGGCGCTGAAAAGACTGAAAGTGGTTTGATGGCCGGCGCGGTGGATGTAGACCAGTTGCTGAACCTTTTGATGGCGGAGCTGCCGCTAAAAAAAGCCGCAAAAATGGCGTCTGAGCTGACGGGGCTGGGTAAAAACGAACTGTATCAGCGTGCCCTTGGTCTTAAGGAGAGCTGA
- a CDS encoding penicillin-binding protein activator, which translates to MPPSDRRHKPKTPESIELAMTKNRINHRALASIFTLSLLFAGCASINLDAQVAQSPSQALELAAKESNTETAQKYLLEVARRFQDRGEHRAARTLLQSTQLAQPAPALQVEKQLLAMASAVALEDREWAGNIVTKLSPDNFRSYRSDLVNRAASLQAETYALVGDRLSAAMTLMLLSQTDGKVNPQQIHDQIWDFLKAVPDQELTSAGTDSIGFETEGWLELAASLRAPELSIDDQGRIIRRWQNNWPGHPAAQIPPSELQLIASLAENRPEKLALALPLQGPLASAGKAIRDGFLAAYYQDDSVDRSKTDIRIVDTSGQPFDELYKELAAQNIDLIIGPLEKEALASLTSMRTLPVPALGLNYLRDDQNAPDGLYQFGLSAEDEARQIADRLAGQSINQVLVLIPHGEWGDRVEAALLKRMQQNGAVALDIKRFFREDNLRAVTADLLGITVSRDRAIQVERTIGLNVEFEPRRRQDAEAIIMVAEPAVARQFKPLFAFYFGGDLPVYSPSIVYEGAPDAGRDRDLNEVMFTDIPWVLDDKNPLREEASRVLSGTRGQLGRLFAMGADAWQLSKRLPLLRQVQTATVDGQTGLLTMTREGSIHRTQLWAEFRSGTPNLLPQPAASGGEDNQSPQTLNN; encoded by the coding sequence TTGCCACCATCAGATCGGCGCCACAAGCCCAAAACTCCGGAATCTATAGAGCTTGCCATGACCAAGAACCGTATTAACCATCGCGCCCTGGCCAGTATATTTACACTGTCCCTGCTGTTTGCCGGTTGCGCCAGTATCAACCTGGATGCGCAGGTTGCCCAGTCTCCCTCCCAGGCTCTTGAGCTTGCAGCAAAGGAGAGCAACACTGAAACGGCGCAAAAATACTTATTAGAAGTCGCCCGCCGGTTTCAGGATCGCGGAGAACACCGGGCGGCCCGAACATTACTTCAGAGCACTCAGCTGGCGCAACCTGCACCGGCACTACAGGTAGAGAAGCAGCTACTCGCCATGGCGAGTGCGGTGGCACTCGAAGACCGTGAGTGGGCCGGCAACATTGTCACGAAACTCTCGCCAGACAACTTCAGAAGCTACCGCTCAGATCTGGTTAACCGGGCGGCCAGCCTTCAGGCCGAAACCTATGCATTGGTAGGCGACCGCCTCTCAGCGGCCATGACACTGATGCTGCTGTCCCAGACAGATGGCAAGGTTAACCCGCAACAAATTCACGATCAGATCTGGGATTTTCTGAAAGCGGTTCCGGATCAGGAACTTACTTCCGCAGGCACGGACTCGATCGGCTTTGAAACCGAAGGCTGGTTAGAGCTTGCAGCCAGTCTTCGGGCACCGGAACTGAGCATTGATGATCAAGGCCGCATCATACGGCGCTGGCAAAATAACTGGCCCGGCCACCCCGCTGCCCAGATACCACCTTCCGAGCTACAACTCATTGCGAGCTTGGCCGAAAATCGGCCCGAAAAACTTGCCCTAGCCCTCCCCCTCCAGGGGCCATTGGCCAGCGCTGGCAAGGCTATCCGCGATGGCTTCTTGGCTGCCTATTACCAGGATGACTCAGTAGACCGCAGCAAGACCGACATCCGGATTGTGGACACTTCCGGCCAGCCGTTTGATGAACTATATAAGGAGCTGGCCGCTCAGAATATAGACCTGATCATAGGCCCTCTTGAGAAGGAGGCGCTGGCAAGCCTTACCAGCATGAGAACCCTTCCGGTTCCCGCTTTGGGGCTCAACTATTTGCGCGACGACCAAAACGCCCCCGACGGCCTGTATCAGTTTGGCCTTTCGGCAGAGGACGAAGCCCGGCAAATTGCAGACCGACTTGCTGGGCAAAGCATCAATCAGGTGCTGGTGCTGATCCCTCATGGTGAGTGGGGCGACCGGGTGGAGGCAGCCCTGCTCAAGCGCATGCAACAAAACGGTGCGGTGGCTCTGGATATCAAACGATTCTTTCGCGAGGATAATCTGCGGGCAGTCACTGCAGACTTGCTGGGCATTACCGTATCCCGGGATCGGGCTATCCAGGTGGAGCGCACCATTGGCCTGAACGTCGAGTTTGAACCACGACGCCGCCAAGATGCCGAAGCCATTATTATGGTCGCCGAGCCTGCGGTGGCTCGTCAGTTCAAGCCTCTGTTTGCGTTTTACTTCGGTGGCGACCTGCCCGTTTACTCACCTTCGATTGTTTACGAAGGTGCACCAGACGCCGGTCGGGATCGCGACCTCAACGAGGTAATGTTCACCGATATTCCTTGGGTGCTTGACGACAAGAACCCACTGCGCGAGGAAGCCAGCAGAGTTTTGTCTGGCACTCGCGGCCAGCTAGGCAGACTGTTTGCCATGGGAGCCGACGCATGGCAGCTCAGCAAACGCCTCCCCCTGCTTCGCCAGGTTCAGACCGCAACAGTCGATGGCCAAACAGGACTGCTAACCATGACCCGTGAAGGCAGCATCCACCGAACCCAGCTTTGGGCGGAGTTCCGAAGCGGAACGCCCAACCTGCTACCTCAGCCAGCGGCCTCTGGCGGCGAAGACAACCAAAGCCCGCAGACCCTGAACAACTGA
- a CDS encoding YraN family protein, producing MEGRKAIGTHFEGVAARYLAIQGVRILERNVYNRGGEIDLIGQDKNTLVFFEVRYRGSGSLVDPAGSISYPKRQRLLKAASFYLHRHHLWDTLCRIDVVAISPGTIKKYRVQWIKNAIQADV from the coding sequence ATGGAAGGCCGCAAAGCTATCGGAACACATTTTGAGGGCGTAGCGGCGCGGTATCTCGCCATTCAAGGTGTGCGGATTCTGGAGCGCAACGTTTATAACCGAGGCGGTGAAATTGACCTGATAGGGCAGGACAAGAATACGCTCGTTTTCTTTGAGGTTCGTTACCGAGGCAGCGGTAGTCTCGTAGACCCGGCGGGTTCCATTTCATACCCAAAACGGCAGCGGCTATTGAAAGCCGCTTCGTTTTATCTGCACCGGCACCACTTATGGGACACCCTCTGCCGTATAGACGTAGTGGCAATCAGCCCAGGAACCATTAAAAAATACCGGGTACAATGGATCAAAAATGCAATCCAGGCGGACGTATAA
- a CDS encoding SIS domain-containing protein, translating to MSKTENLINQLFASHMEHTAQAASSVGPAIEQAADAFVNALLNDGKIVTCANGNANVIAQYFCTAFLNRFEQDRPALPAINLGADATTYSAICRDNRFNDTFSRQVKAIGKPGDLLFVIVDNGHKANLIQAIQAAHDREMNVVVLSAREKSDITSLMHAEDHEIALNDLSPTEATPLLLLVINALCSLVDGKLFGG from the coding sequence ATGAGCAAAACGGAAAACCTGATTAACCAGTTGTTTGCGAGCCACATGGAGCATACTGCTCAGGCAGCCAGCAGCGTTGGACCGGCTATTGAGCAGGCTGCAGACGCCTTCGTAAATGCCCTCTTAAATGACGGGAAAATCGTTACCTGCGCCAACGGTAACGCCAACGTGATTGCTCAGTATTTTTGTACGGCATTCCTGAACCGCTTTGAGCAAGATCGGCCGGCGCTGCCTGCCATCAATCTGGGAGCCGACGCAACCACCTACTCAGCTATTTGCCGTGATAACCGTTTCAACGATACTTTCTCACGCCAGGTTAAAGCCATTGGCAAGCCCGGCGACCTGTTATTCGTGATTGTAGACAATGGCCACAAAGCGAATCTCATTCAGGCCATTCAGGCAGCCCATGACCGGGAAATGAACGTGGTGGTTTTGAGTGCACGGGAAAAGTCTGACATTACTTCCCTGATGCACGCTGAAGACCACGAGATCGCTCTGAATGACCTCTCGCCCACAGAGGCCACGCCACTGTTACTGCTTGTGATTAACGCTCTGTGCTCGTTGGTGGACGGAAAACTTTTCGGGGGCTAA
- a CDS encoding ClpXP protease specificity-enhancing factor, whose translation MTSSRPYLVRAFNEWILDNDCTPYIVVDAGIQGVQVPTEHVANGQIVLNICPGAVRSLVVGNSALEFSARFGGVPMQVFIPLQAVLAIYAKENGEGMVFGSEPGSPDPDGTDDGESSKQSGKEDRPSGRPTLKVVK comes from the coding sequence ATGACATCCAGCCGCCCGTATCTGGTTCGTGCGTTCAATGAGTGGATACTGGATAACGACTGCACGCCATACATAGTGGTGGATGCAGGCATTCAAGGTGTTCAGGTGCCTACTGAGCACGTGGCGAACGGACAAATCGTTCTAAATATCTGCCCCGGGGCCGTGCGTAGCTTGGTAGTTGGTAATAGTGCACTGGAGTTCAGCGCGCGCTTCGGTGGAGTACCGATGCAGGTGTTCATCCCTCTCCAAGCTGTTTTGGCCATCTACGCCAAGGAAAACGGGGAAGGCATGGTGTTTGGCAGCGAGCCGGGCTCTCCTGATCCTGATGGTACCGATGATGGTGAGAGTTCTAAGCAGTCTGGCAAAGAAGATCGGCCTTCTGGTCGACCCACGTTAAAGGTCGTGAAGTAG
- a CDS encoding glutathione S-transferase N-terminal domain-containing protein: MGVVTKRSSMTFFSDPTSHYSHRVRIVLAEKGVTVDIVDVDPDNPPAELADLNPYNALPTLVDRDLILYEPNIMMEYLDERFPHPPLLPVYPVARANSRLMIHRVQKDWCGLVDQILNQPNVKASEVARKELRESLLATAPLFGEMPFFLSEEFTIVDCCIAPILWRLPSLGIELNDKQAKPLQKYMDSIFAREGFKASLSDLEEDIRS; this comes from the coding sequence ATGGGCGTTGTTACCAAGCGGTCCTCGATGACGTTTTTCTCAGATCCGACCAGCCACTATAGCCATAGAGTGCGTATTGTGTTGGCAGAGAAGGGCGTTACCGTTGATATCGTTGATGTTGACCCGGATAATCCACCGGCAGAGCTGGCTGATCTGAATCCGTATAACGCCCTGCCGACTCTGGTGGATCGCGATCTGATTCTGTATGAGCCCAACATCATGATGGAATATCTTGATGAGCGCTTCCCGCATCCACCGCTGTTGCCGGTTTATCCGGTGGCCCGTGCGAACAGCCGGCTGATGATCCATCGGGTCCAGAAAGATTGGTGCGGCTTGGTAGATCAGATTCTAAACCAGCCAAACGTCAAAGCATCAGAGGTGGCTCGTAAGGAATTGCGTGAAAGCCTGCTCGCAACCGCGCCGCTGTTTGGTGAAATGCCGTTTTTCCTCTCTGAGGAATTTACCATTGTGGATTGCTGTATTGCTCCTATACTCTGGCGTTTGCCGTCACTGGGCATAGAACTCAATGACAAGCAGGCTAAGCCCTTGCAGAAGTATATGGATAGCATTTTTGCGCGTGAAGGTTTCAAGGCAAGCCTTTCCGATCTTGAAGAAGACATCCGTAGCTGA